GCAAGTGTCCCCGGCAGGCAAGGGCACGAGCCACCTCTCTCAGCTGGGTGGCTTGGGTCCTGTCACAAGTATCTTCTCGCTGGTGGACAGCACCTTTCGCTTCCATGACGTGCTATAAAGTGAGCCAGCCAAGTCAGAGTTGCAATGTATTTTCCCTACTTAGGGAGAACTTATGTCTCTGCCCACCTTCCCCATCACCAAGGAAAGGAACTCATTTACCTGATCTAGATGTAAAACTTCATTTATGAAAGGTCAACTCTAAGGGGAGGTGTTCAGGATACTTATCCTTAATATGATAAAGATAAGATTTCCCAAGCTGGGTTTACCAGAAAATTGATAAGGCTCCAAGAAATAATTAATACATGGAGGAAGAATGTGGATTTCTATGGGAAATTTATggcattttcatatttttaaaatgtgggaaaatattattcagcatccACCTGTTGACTTCAAATTATACTCCCATTTTATGGGATGTATGAAGATGTGTTCTCACACTCAtttgataaatatatatgcaatgcCCACTGTGTGCTTGGAATCATACTGGGTGCTGGGGAAAGCCAGCCATATTCCTGCACTGGAAGGGTCCCTGCTGAGCTGGGGAGAGAGCCAGGTGAGAATTATGACAGATCCTGGGAGAGCTCAAAAGGATTAAAAGACCAATCAAATGAGCCAAGCTGTTCATCTTTACTGGGTTAAGAGGTCCATAATTAAAAGGATAAGATGCCACTTTTTACCTCTTGGACTGAGAAAGAACTGTCTGGAGCTGCTATGTTCAACACAGTAGCCACAAGCCACGTGTGGCTCCTTAAGGGCTGAAACGTGGCAAGAATTTGAAAGGTTTACAATCCGATATTGGCAGTGGTGTAAGAAAATGGGCATGCTGGTGCATGGTTGGACAGAATCTTTTTGTGATCTCTTTTTGGAGGAAAACATGGTAATAACGATCAAAATTTAAAGGTACATTTACTTCTTGACTCTGCAATTCCACAACTAGGAATATTATCTCAAGAAGTATTTGCACATATGACCAAACAATGTCAAAACTGTAAACTGCAATGTTCACCAAGAGGAAAGGattaaaataaattcctgttcATCAAAATGAAGGAATACCACAGCTGCTAAAAATAGTGAAGTGGTTCTCCCTATGAACATGGTGGGATGGGGAGAAGGGAAGTGTCTGGGTTGTTTTTATATGAATGGGTAGAATAGAAAGAAAGAGCTTGTTAAAATGACTACTTGCTGGGAATGAAATAAGATACCAGTGGGGATTGAGATTTATATTCTGGTTTATGCACTTTTAAATCATTTGAATTTTTACCAGGAAATATTACTTTGTAATTTACAACCAACATGTACCTTCTTTTTTAAAGATGATCTAGAATATAAACAGATACAAGGTGGAATTTCTTCTGCTTATTTGTCCCTTACTAGGTTTCTACTTAATTACACTTACTTACTCTGTAAAAATATTTGTCTGTATTACTCACACACAGGACTGTTCATAAAAACCTGTAAAATACAAACCTTATCTGGTAGTATGGATAAATCTGTGTATACCTATCACTAATATTTGACCTCTGGTTTGTGGAGGTTTTAGTGAAATGTGCCTATGAGTctaaaatacacaccagatttcaaagatttagtgagaaaaaaatgaatgtgaaatgtctcattaacattttatattgattacatgtttaaGTGACATTATCTTGGATATGTTATGATAAATATATTATcaacatattttattaatatgttaGCATTAATTTCACCTTTTTCAATGTGGCTACTAGAACAGTTAAATTACATACATGGTTTGTATCATATTTCTACTGGGTAATGCTGGTCTGGAGTCTCAAGTAGCATTTTTAGAAGACACCAGAAGATAAGGCAGTACCTGTTCCACAGGTCGTCATCTTCTCCACCCCAGCCCCAGAAAGCATTGGGAAAGCCATTAATTTTTTGAAACTGTTCCACTGTTAAGCCGCTCACTCCGCCGAAGAACTCGGTATAAGGAAGCCTAAGAAAAGATGTATAGATCAATCATCTGTGCATTAaagggtgattttttttccccagaacagaCCATCCAACTGGAGAGTGAAGTCGTAAGTAAAACAATACTCTCTGTGCTATTGCCCTGAACCACCTGAAATGGTTTCCTAGTGCTGAGATACATCAACCGGAGTAGTTAATTGATTTTTTCATAACAACTTTTGAGCCATAATGGACATACCATGGaactcacccatttaaagtatataaccCAATGGGTTTTTTATTGACAAGTTGTGTAACCATGACTACGATCAACTTCAATACATTTCACCACCCGAAAAAGAAGCCTTGTATCCATTAGCTGTCATTCCTCCTTTACCCCTATTCCCCTCAAACCTGTAACCATGATTCCCTTTTCTTCCCtaaagatttgcctattctggacatttcatatatggaatcatacaatatgtggtcttttgtaatCAGTTTCTTTCACATTTAGCATGTTTCCATGGTTCACCCGTGTTGTCACATGTCTCGGTATGTCATTCCTTTCTATTGATAAGCTGAATTCCCTTGTTATGGATGTACCACCCTTGTTCATTAGCTGGTGGACCTTTGGGTTGGAGCTAATCGGGTTTTGCCATCTTTCCATCTCTCACCAGTCTTTTAGATTCAACCTCTTTAATTAAGAGGAAATGAGACTCACAGATACATATACTTGTCCAATTTAGTCGCAAAGTGCCTTGGCATCTGTCCACACCCATAGTAGTTACGATCATTTTCTGGTATATGATCCACGTCATGAAAAATAAGACAGTCCCAGTCCAAGTCCTTCATTGCTTCTTGAAAACCGACGTTGAAAAGCATGGCTCGATTAAAGGGTTGGGTGCCAACCTACAAGAAGCAGAACTTTATAAAAGGACTCGAAGCAAAATCTTGGCTGCCTCAGCCTGCCTAAGGGAGAGCATATAGAAACCCAGCCAGAGAGACCCCTGGGCCAGAAGCTGAGCAGCTCAGCACCACTCATCAGGACTCACATGTAACTTGCCTCTGACCCCCAGTTCCTTAGAAATGAAAGGGATGATGATCATAAATCCACACTCCTCTCTCCTGAGACTGTTGGTAAGGGCAGACATTCAACCACGTAACAGCATTTGGAAGAGGACCCAGCTCCATAAAGGGAACAGAGAACAAAACTGCTACTCTTACTTGTGGTTCCTTATCTTTCCTGGGTCTGGAGCCTGAAAACACCACCCAGAGCAGCACTAGCAAAATTACCAAACAAGAGGCCTTTGTTCAAGGGTAAAACCTTCTCACCTATGAATGAATGACTCAGTCTTTAAGATTTCAGTTTCATTGGCTCTTTGCACCAAACATGGATTAGCTTGAAGCATTCTAAATTGATGTGTCAggagagaaagaatagaaaagaaagaacactCACTTGTTCAACCACATAAAATGCAAACCACAGGCGCTGGCGTTGAAGCATGGGAATCAGGTGTCTGAGCAGGACTGGGAGGTGCTCATGGCGGTTCCGGAAGGGGATAAGGATCGCCACCTGGAGTGGGTCACAGCAAAAGGAAGTTGCCCTTTAGtccccctcaacttctgctttGTAGGACACTCTGCAGAATCGGTAACCAACTCTCAGGGAGTTTGGGGAGGCTGCCTTGTCCCCAACCTCCTCTAAATGAAAACTCACGTTGGCCAGTTAACTCTCTTGGGAGTAAGTGGACCTTGTTCTTACACTTGCCATAATGTGTACAGAGTGggcctgttgaatgaatgaaattctgGACCACATCCTGGAGGAAGTCATATATTCTACACAGTGACCCAGTACACAAATCTATCCAGATATATAAACATGCAACTGAAATACACTTCACAAAGTTACTTTTCCTTACAATGTGTGAtgcactttatatatatgtgcTTGtgtatacactttaaaaaaaaatgctggtcATTAAATTGATTTACACCCCTAGTGATGGGTTTTAAGCACTGCTCTGTCCCAGACCTGCATCAGTTACTGCACCACAGTAGCTCACAGGGCTGGTACACAGTAAATGCTTTAATGCTTGTTGGAGAATGGCCTTAAGCTGGTGTCATAACTTTGATCCTCACTACTGATGTCTCCTGACTATAGTTGTGCAGAGAAACACCAAGCACTTGCCAGTGTCAATCTAGTTTAAGTCCACtttttattccaataaaactcaacagtaatGCCAAATAAGGCATGAAGCACTGAATTTGTGAAGATGGCTTCTGCAAAAGTGTCCCAAGAGACCTACCAACCCTCCCCCTTGCTTAGCCAACAGTCTTGTAAAGGAGACAAAAGGGTCCTGGCTTGGTCATCAGAACAATGCAAATTCTACAGCTACAGAAAAGTCCTCAGGGAAACCTATTCCTCCAAAATGTTTCCATCAACTGCAAACACTTGGTTTGGGTGGTAGGGCACAAAATTACGAAATGTCATAGTCAGCAAATCCCGTGGTTATTTGGAACACTGGCATGTCCAGTAGGGTCTGACTTCACACCCTACCTTCCATCGAGGCATGCAATCCGAAGGCTTCCAGTGACCTCCGAGCTTGATGGCTGGGTCTTTGGAGAAGAGTTCATGAATGTCATCCATTCCaatttcactcatgtttatgtctattgGGCCCTCTGAACagacagtggggagggagaattAAGAGGCCAGAAAACAAAAGATTCTTTCTCCCTATGTTCAGGGTATGATTCTCTGGAAAAGTTCAATGCCTTTTTCAGCTGATTTTGCTTTTAACAGCAATGGGAGACCCTTCTCTGCTTCTCTACTCACTGCATTTCAATTGCTCACTCTTCCTGGGAAAAGCAGCAAATTAAGAAATGAAGACTTGAGAGTTCTGCTTCTGCCAAGGGCACAGAAAGAAATCAAGACTAAGTAAAGCGGCAGCTGAACTCAAAGACAAAGGAGAAATGACTGAGCTTGGAGCCAACCCTGCATGCTCCTGGGACAAGTATAGACACACTGTCCCACTCCATTTTTCAGTGACCCTGACTGGTGACATCCAAACTCAACACTCATCATCTCTGACTTAAGTCAAGAAGCAGAACTGCCTGAGAAGCCCAAAAGGGCAGGAAAAGGCTAACACTTCGTTGTCGAATCTTTAGATTACACATGAGATtccaagagaaaagagagaaagaaaagatcgATTCAAGAATTTTTTGAACTGGGACTTTAAGAAAGTAACTTCTCTTGTATCGAAGAAGTTACAATCAGTGTGACATTTATAATAGAAGCCCAAGCTGGCTGCTTGTACTTTCTCTAGGATATCTTAATGGACCCCTAGTTACAAAGGAGGTGGCACATGCAAAGAGTGAAAACTGGCAAAAATAGCACCAAGAACACAGGCAACCTTGCAGAAGGGCTGAAGAGGCATCAGGACACAAGTAACTTCCATAATTCCTGTTTCCAATGGCAGGGAAGCATTTGTATTCTCTATATAGGCAGACATACTGGAGGTCAAGAACACGCCCCCTtatattttaatcaaataaaaatacacatcagTTTTAAAGGCAGAGGAAGATAAGCGAGAGCTCTACTCACTCATGGAAGGGAGCCTTTCAGGGCAAGTATGGTTTGCAAAGTAGGTGAAATCTTCAGGAAGAAAAGTTGTGGTTTGAAGGAAGGTTTCGCTGTGGTTCAAGTCAAGTGGATAATCTagaaaggtaagaaaaaaagaCTGGACCTGTAATCAATTAGACAATTCTTAGATGCATAccaaagaaacatttttctttgatatcatCTTTTGTTGAATCAGGACTCTGGATTAGCTCTTCACTGCAGTTAAAAATTTGAACccataaaaaaaatatattaaccaGATACCATTTTACTGGGTGTTTCTGTTCTTATTGTGATTGTAGCTTTTTATGTACTCAGCTGACAATCAACCAAGTCTACAACATAATTTTATAAACAGCACTCCCTCTTCCATGTCTTACTCCCTTAAGGAACTATTTTCACTTCTTTTAGCCACCTGTACATTGGCCTACACAGTCAATCTTGATGTTGCCGTTTCAGGCCTTGTCTGTTGAGGTTCCACTATGGGGGGTGGAGACTGTGCTCCTTCCTCCCCTGCTCACACTACACACATACCTGTCCTGTCCTCCACCTCCCTGCAGCGGGTGGGACCATCATCATCTTCAGTCTTAATATGACCATTCTTTAAATACTATTTAGAGCCGAGAAATGTATGATCactcttcctctcctcctcagttactgttttgttttctgtttgctcaGTTTTATGTGGCATCATGACTAACCCAACACTAGGCCTTTCCTGCTGTATTTCCTCTTTCGACTCTCACAGGCTCAGGTGTTCTCTCAGCATCATCTCCCCAAAGGGGGTGCAGCACATGTGACCCATTGCACCTGGA
This sequence is a window from Manis pentadactyla isolate mManPen7 chromosome 5, mManPen7.hap1, whole genome shotgun sequence. Protein-coding genes within it:
- the B4GALT5 gene encoding beta-1,4-galactosyltransferase 5 isoform X2, whose amino-acid sequence is MNTYLFMMQAQGILIRDNMRTIGAQVYEQVVRSAYAKRNSSVNDSDYPLDLNHSETFLQTTTFLPEDFTYFANHTCPERLPSMKGPIDINMSEIGMDDIHELFSKDPAIKLGGHWKPSDCMPRWKVAILIPFRNRHEHLPVLLRHLIPMLQRQRLWFAFYVVEQVGTQPFNRAMLFNVGFQEAMKDLDWDCLIFHDVDHIPENDRNYYGCGQMPRHFATKLDKYMYLLPYTEFFGGVSGLTVEQFQKINGFPNAFWGWGGEDDDLWNRVQNAGYSVSRPEGDTGKYKSIPHHHRGEVQFLGRYALLRKSKERQGLDGLNNLNYFANITYDALYKNITVNLTPELAQVTEY